The Kosakonia sacchari SP1 genome includes a window with the following:
- the hypD gene encoding hydrogenase formation protein HypD, which yields MRFVDEYRAPEQVMQLIDHLRERAAHLSYTAARPLRIMEVCGGHTHAIFKFGLDQLLPENIEFIHGPGCPVCVLPMGRIDTCVEIAQHPEVIFCTFGDAIRVPGKNGSLLQAKARGADVRIVYSPMDALALAEKNPQRKVVFFGLGFETTMPATAITLQQAKARNLDNFWFFCQHITLIPTLRSLLEQPDNGIDAFLAPGHVSMVIGTDAYTFIADTYQRPLVVAGFEPLDLLQGVVMLVEQKIAAHSKVENQYRRVVPDEGNRLAQAAIADVFTVRGNSEWRGLGMIGESGVHLTPAYQRFDAEAHFRPTVQQVYDDPRARCGDVLTGRCKPHQCPLFGNTCNPQSAFGALMVSSEGACAAWYQYRAQECEA from the coding sequence ATGCGTTTTGTCGACGAATACCGCGCCCCGGAACAGGTGATGCAACTGATTGATCACCTGCGTGAACGGGCTGCGCACCTCTCTTACACCGCCGCGCGCCCGCTGCGCATTATGGAGGTGTGCGGCGGACACACGCACGCTATTTTCAAGTTTGGCCTCGACCAGTTACTGCCGGAAAACATTGAGTTTATTCATGGCCCCGGTTGCCCGGTCTGCGTATTACCGATGGGGCGGATTGATACCTGCGTGGAGATCGCCCAGCACCCGGAGGTGATTTTCTGCACCTTTGGCGACGCCATTCGCGTGCCGGGGAAAAACGGCTCGCTGCTGCAGGCAAAAGCGCGCGGCGCGGATGTGCGGATTGTCTATTCGCCAATGGATGCGCTGGCGCTGGCGGAAAAAAATCCGCAGCGCAAAGTGGTGTTCTTCGGTCTGGGGTTCGAAACCACCATGCCCGCCACCGCCATTACCTTGCAGCAGGCAAAAGCCCGTAACCTCGATAACTTCTGGTTTTTCTGCCAGCACATCACGTTGATTCCAACGTTGCGTAGCTTACTGGAGCAGCCGGACAACGGCATCGACGCGTTTCTCGCACCGGGCCATGTCAGCATGGTGATCGGCACTGACGCCTACACCTTTATCGCCGATACGTATCAGCGCCCGCTGGTGGTCGCCGGTTTTGAACCGCTCGATCTGTTGCAGGGCGTGGTGATGCTGGTTGAGCAGAAAATCGCCGCCCACAGCAAGGTGGAAAACCAGTATCGCCGCGTAGTGCCGGACGAAGGCAACCGGCTGGCGCAGGCCGCCATCGCCGACGTATTTACCGTGCGCGGCAACAGCGAATGGCGCGGCCTGGGCATGATTGGCGAATCCGGCGTGCATCTGACGCCTGCGTATCAACGCTTTGACGCCGAAGCGCATTTTCGCCCGACGGTACAGCAAGTGTATGACGATCCGCGCGCCCGCTGCGGTGACGTGCTGACTGGCCGCTGTAAGCCGCACCAGTGCCCGCTGTTCGGTAACACCTGTAACCCTCAAAGCGCGTTTGGCGCACTGATGGTTTCATCAGAAGGTGCCTGCGCGGCCTGGTATCAATACCGTGCTCAGGAGTGTGAAGCATGA
- a CDS encoding HypC/HybG/HupF family hydrogenase formation chaperone produces MCIGVPGQICAIDGLQAKVDVSGIQRDVDLTLVGSTDENGQSRLGQWVLVHVGFAMSVINEEEALDTLAALQNMFDVEPDVGALLYGEEK; encoded by the coding sequence ATGTGTATAGGCGTACCGGGGCAAATTTGCGCCATTGATGGCCTGCAAGCCAAAGTGGATGTCAGCGGCATTCAGCGCGATGTCGATTTAACGCTGGTCGGCAGCACGGACGAAAACGGACAGTCGCGCCTCGGCCAGTGGGTGCTGGTGCATGTTGGTTTCGCCATGAGCGTGATTAACGAAGAAGAGGCGCTGGATACGCTGGCGGCGCTGCAAAACATGTTCGATGTCGAACCCGATGTCGGCGCGCTGCTTTACGGCGAGGAGAAATAA
- the hypB gene encoding hydrogenase nickel incorporation protein HypB has translation MCTTCGCQDGNLYIEGDEHNPHSAFRGAPFSPAARPAMKITGIKTDDFRPTQLAHGDLHYGHGEAGTHAPGMSQRRMVEVEIDVLEKNNQIAARNRARFAASQQLVLNLVSSPGSGKTTLLTETLKRLKTRVPCAVIEGDQQTVNDAARIRATGTPAIQVNTGKGCHLDAQMIADAAPRLALENRGILFIENVGNLVCPAGFDLGERHKVAVLSVTEGEDKPLKYPHMFAAASLMLLNKVDLLPYLDFNVEQCIAYAREVNPTIEIMLISATKGDGMDAWLDWLETQRCV, from the coding sequence ATGTGTACAACATGTGGTTGTCAGGACGGTAACCTTTATATTGAGGGGGATGAACATAATCCGCACTCGGCGTTTCGCGGTGCGCCGTTCTCCCCTGCTGCGCGCCCGGCGATGAAAATCACCGGTATCAAAACCGACGATTTTCGTCCCACGCAACTGGCACACGGCGACCTGCATTATGGCCACGGTGAAGCCGGTACCCACGCTCCCGGCATGAGCCAGCGCCGGATGGTGGAAGTGGAGATTGACGTACTGGAGAAAAATAACCAAATCGCCGCCCGTAACCGCGCCCGCTTCGCCGCTTCGCAGCAACTGGTGCTTAACCTGGTCTCCAGCCCCGGCTCTGGCAAAACCACCCTGCTTACCGAAACCCTTAAGCGCCTGAAAACGCGCGTCCCTTGTGCAGTGATTGAAGGCGATCAGCAAACGGTTAACGATGCCGCACGCATTCGCGCCACCGGCACCCCGGCGATTCAGGTCAACACCGGTAAAGGCTGCCATCTTGACGCGCAGATGATTGCCGACGCCGCACCGCGCCTGGCGCTGGAAAATCGCGGCATTCTGTTTATCGAAAACGTCGGCAACCTGGTGTGCCCGGCGGGTTTCGACCTTGGCGAGCGTCATAAAGTAGCGGTGTTGTCGGTAACAGAAGGCGAAGACAAGCCGCTGAAATATCCGCATATGTTCGCCGCCGCCTCGTTAATGCTGCTCAATAAAGTGGATTTGCTGCCCTACCTCGATTTTAATGTCGAGCAGTGCATCGCTTATGCCCGTGAAGTGAACCCAACCATTGAAATCATGTTGATTTCCGCCACCAAAGGCGACGGGATGGACGCCTGGCTTGACTGGCTGGAGACACAACGATGTGTATAG
- the hypA gene encoding hydrogenase maturation nickel metallochaperone HypA, translated as MHEITLCQRALEIIEQQASANGARRVTGVWLKVGAFSCVETEALTFCFDLVCRGSLAEGCTLHIEQQQAECWCESCQQYVTLLTQRVRRCPQCHSDRLQIVADDGMQIQRLEIEE; from the coding sequence ATGCACGAAATCACCCTCTGCCAGCGTGCGCTGGAAATTATCGAACAACAGGCGTCAGCAAACGGCGCGCGTCGGGTCACCGGCGTGTGGCTGAAAGTCGGCGCATTTTCTTGTGTAGAAACGGAAGCTTTAACGTTTTGTTTTGATCTGGTTTGCCGTGGCAGCCTGGCGGAAGGTTGTACACTGCACATCGAACAACAACAGGCGGAATGCTGGTGCGAGTCCTGCCAACAGTATGTGACGTTACTTACCCAGCGAGTGCGCCGCTGCCCGCAGTGCCACAGCGACCGGTTGCAGATTGTCGCCGATGACGGCATGCAAATTCAGCGACTGGAAATTGAGGAGTAA
- the hycA gene encoding formate hydrogenlyase regulator HycA produces MTIWEISEKADYIAGRHHRLQEEWRSYCNALVQGVTLSKARLHHAIGCAPEQQLCFVLFEHFTVYITLTGGFNGHTIEYAIANKESDERRVIATAQLSSDGKVDGAFSVRDREKVLEHYLGKIAAVYDNLYAAMEADTPVNLTTLASHAHAPALA; encoded by the coding sequence ATGACCATTTGGGAAATTAGCGAAAAGGCAGATTACATTGCCGGGCGGCATCACCGCCTGCAGGAAGAGTGGCGTAGCTACTGTAACGCGTTAGTTCAGGGCGTTACGCTCTCCAAAGCGCGGTTGCATCACGCCATCGGCTGTGCGCCGGAACAGCAACTCTGCTTTGTGCTGTTCGAACACTTCACGGTTTATATCACCCTGACCGGCGGCTTTAACGGTCACACCATTGAATATGCGATTGCCAATAAAGAGAGCGATGAGCGACGCGTGATTGCCACAGCGCAGCTCTCCAGCGATGGCAAGGTCGATGGCGCGTTCAGCGTGCGCGATCGCGAAAAAGTGCTGGAGCATTATCTCGGCAAAATCGCCGCCGTTTACGACAACCTGTACGCCGCAATGGAAGCGGATACGCCGGTCAATCTCACCACGCTTGCCAGCCACGCGCACGCGCCTGCGCTGGCCTGA
- a CDS encoding 4Fe-4S dicluster domain-containing protein — MNRFVIADSALCIGCHTCEAACAETHRAHGLQAMPRLRVMRSEKESAPQQCHHCEDAPCVGVCPVKAINRVEGAVQLNESLCVSCKLCAIACPFGAIEFSGSRPLDIPANVNSPKAPAAPPAPARVSTLLDWVPGVRAIAVKCDLCHFDAEGPACVRMCPTKALHLVNNRDIARASRRKREQTLNTDYGDLSLYTQLNRSAK; from the coding sequence GTGAACCGTTTTGTAATTGCCGATTCGGCGTTATGTATTGGGTGCCATACCTGCGAGGCTGCCTGCGCCGAAACGCACCGTGCGCATGGCCTGCAGGCGATGCCCCGGCTGCGCGTGATGCGCAGCGAAAAAGAGTCCGCGCCGCAGCAGTGCCACCACTGTGAAGACGCGCCCTGTGTGGGCGTTTGTCCGGTAAAAGCGATCAACCGTGTTGAAGGCGCGGTGCAGTTAAATGAAAGCCTGTGCGTCAGCTGCAAGCTGTGCGCGATTGCATGTCCTTTCGGCGCGATTGAGTTTTCCGGCAGCCGCCCGCTGGATATTCCCGCCAATGTTAACTCGCCCAAAGCACCCGCCGCGCCGCCTGCACCCGCGCGTGTCAGCACGTTGCTGGATTGGGTGCCCGGTGTGCGGGCCATTGCGGTGAAGTGCGATCTCTGCCACTTCGATGCAGAAGGCCCGGCCTGCGTGCGGATGTGCCCGACCAAAGCACTGCATCTGGTCAATAACCGGGACATCGCCAGAGCCAGCCGTCGCAAACGCGAGCAAACCCTCAACACGGATTACGGCGATTTATCGCTGTATACGCAGCTAAACCGGAGCGCGAAATGA
- the hycC gene encoding formate hydrogenlyase subunit 3: protein MTILSLLSAAVAVLTCAAMLAYLFMPFKALSGLFAGLGGAIGCAMAAACGVMALTDAVTVSGMIPLIQYHILITPLSAVWLITLGVCGGFVSLYSIYWHRHEAVKANGLLMNLLLVAALCAVSAANFGALVIMAEIMALSAVFLTGCSKSGKLWFVMGRCGTVLLALACWLLWQRYQTLDFALLGTHALGSDIWLLGVIGFGLLAGIIPLHAWVPQAHATAPAPAAALFSTVVMKIGLFGILSLSLLGGQPPLWWGVALLVFGIITAFVGGLYALMEHNIQRLLAYHTLENIGIILLGLGAGVTGLALQQPVLLALGLTGGLYHLFNHSLFKSTLFLGAGTLWFGTGYRDIEKLGGIGKKMPVISLAMLVGLMAMAALPPLNGFAGEWVIYQSFFGLSTSGHFLLQLLGPLLAVGLAITGALAVMCMAKVYGVTFLGSPRSAQAENPRSIPWLMTSVVAALAICCVIGGVAAPWLMPRLFAAVPLPLQTANTVVSQPMIALLLIATPLLPLLLIMLFKGDRLPARRRGSAWVCGYDHEGSMVITAHGFAMPVKAAFAPVLKLRKWLEPRLPVPGWHGDSAPVLFRRLALIELAVLVVVVISRGA, encoded by the coding sequence ATGACTATCCTCTCTTTGTTAAGCGCTGCTGTCGCGGTGCTCACCTGCGCCGCCATGTTGGCCTATCTGTTTATGCCGTTCAAAGCGTTAAGCGGTCTGTTTGCCGGGCTTGGCGGCGCTATCGGCTGTGCAATGGCGGCAGCCTGCGGCGTGATGGCATTAACCGACGCCGTGACGGTGAGCGGCATGATACCGCTGATTCAGTACCACATTCTGATCACTCCGCTGAGCGCCGTATGGTTGATAACGCTCGGTGTTTGCGGCGGTTTTGTTAGCCTGTACTCCATTTACTGGCATCGTCATGAAGCGGTGAAAGCCAACGGTCTGCTGATGAACTTACTGCTGGTCGCCGCGCTGTGCGCGGTGAGCGCGGCAAACTTCGGCGCGTTGGTGATCATGGCGGAAATTATGGCGCTGAGTGCGGTATTCCTGACCGGCTGTAGCAAATCCGGCAAGCTGTGGTTTGTTATGGGCCGCTGCGGTACGGTGCTGCTGGCGCTGGCCTGCTGGTTGCTGTGGCAGCGTTATCAGACGCTGGATTTTGCACTGCTCGGTACACATGCGCTCGGCAGTGACATCTGGCTGCTCGGCGTGATCGGTTTTGGCCTGCTAGCCGGGATTATTCCGCTGCATGCCTGGGTGCCGCAGGCGCATGCCACTGCACCTGCCCCGGCGGCGGCGCTGTTTTCCACGGTAGTGATGAAAATCGGTTTGTTCGGCATTCTGAGCCTTTCACTGCTCGGCGGCCAACCGCCGCTGTGGTGGGGCGTTGCGCTGCTGGTGTTTGGCATAATTACCGCTTTTGTCGGCGGGCTGTATGCACTGATGGAGCATAATATCCAGCGCCTGTTGGCATACCACACGCTGGAGAACATCGGCATCATTCTGCTCGGTCTGGGCGCTGGCGTCACCGGCCTTGCGCTGCAACAACCTGTTTTGCTGGCGCTGGGGCTGACCGGCGGCCTGTATCACCTTTTCAACCACAGCCTGTTTAAAAGCACGCTGTTCCTCGGTGCGGGTACGCTGTGGTTTGGCACCGGTTATCGCGATATCGAAAAACTGGGCGGCATCGGTAAAAAGATGCCGGTTATCTCGCTGGCAATGCTGGTCGGGCTGATGGCGATGGCGGCGCTGCCACCGCTCAACGGTTTTGCCGGTGAGTGGGTGATTTATCAATCCTTCTTTGGTTTAAGCACCAGCGGCCATTTTCTGCTGCAACTGCTGGGGCCACTGCTGGCGGTTGGCCTGGCAATTACCGGTGCGCTGGCGGTGATGTGCATGGCGAAAGTCTATGGCGTCACATTTCTTGGCTCGCCGCGAAGCGCTCAGGCGGAAAACCCACGTTCTATTCCCTGGTTAATGACTAGTGTGGTCGCCGCGCTGGCCATTTGCTGCGTCATTGGCGGTGTTGCCGCGCCGTGGCTGATGCCGCGCCTGTTTGCCGCCGTACCGTTACCGCTGCAAACGGCGAACACCGTGGTGTCGCAGCCGATGATCGCGCTGTTGCTGATTGCCACGCCGCTGCTGCCGTTACTGCTGATTATGCTGTTTAAAGGCGATCGCCTGCCTGCCCGCCGTCGCGGCAGCGCCTGGGTGTGTGGTTACGATCACGAAGGATCAATGGTGATTACCGCGCATGGTTTCGCCATGCCGGTGAAAGCGGCCTTTGCCCCGGTGCTGAAACTGCGGAAATGGCTGGAGCCCCGGCTTCCTGTTCCCGGCTGGCACGGTGATAGCGCGCCGGTGCTGTTTCGTCGGCTGGCGCTGATTGAGCTGGCGGTGCTGGTGGTAGTGGTGATTTCACGAGGAGCCTGA
- a CDS encoding respiratory chain complex I subunit 1 family protein, which translates to MSFLFALLQALVLFAAAPLLSGISRVARARLHNRRGPGVLQEYRDLLKLLGRQSIAPAASGWVFRLTPFVMVGVMLTVATALPVVTIASPLPELGDLITLIYLFAIARFFFAIAGLDTGSPFTGLGASREAMLGVLVEPILLLGLWVAALVAGSTHISYITNTVYHWPLSRSIPLFLALCACAFATFIEMGKLPFDLAEAEQELQEGPLSEYSGSGFAVMKWGISLKQLVVLQLFVGVFLPWGQMTTFSATGLLLALVIAVVKLVAGVLIIALFENSMARLRFVATSRVTWAGFGVAFLAFVSLLATY; encoded by the coding sequence ATGAGTTTTCTGTTTGCTTTACTCCAGGCGCTGGTGTTGTTTGCCGCAGCGCCGCTGCTTTCCGGCATCAGCCGTGTGGCGCGTGCGCGTTTGCACAACCGGCGCGGGCCGGGCGTGCTGCAGGAATACCGCGATCTGCTGAAACTGCTGGGCCGGCAAAGTATTGCTCCGGCGGCGTCGGGCTGGGTATTTCGCCTGACACCGTTTGTGATGGTGGGCGTCATGTTGACCGTCGCGACCGCGTTACCGGTGGTGACGATTGCCTCGCCGCTGCCGGAACTGGGCGATCTGATCACGCTGATTTATCTGTTCGCCATTGCCCGCTTTTTCTTTGCCATCGCCGGGCTTGATACCGGCAGCCCGTTTACCGGGCTAGGCGCGAGCCGTGAAGCGATGCTCGGCGTGCTGGTCGAGCCGATTTTACTGCTTGGCCTGTGGGTGGCGGCGCTGGTCGCTGGCTCGACACACATTAGCTACATCACCAATACCGTCTATCACTGGCCGCTCTCTCGCAGCATTCCTCTGTTCCTGGCGCTGTGCGCCTGTGCTTTCGCCACCTTTATCGAGATGGGCAAACTGCCGTTTGATCTCGCGGAAGCGGAGCAGGAGTTGCAGGAAGGGCCGCTGTCTGAGTACAGCGGCAGCGGTTTTGCCGTGATGAAGTGGGGCATCAGCTTAAAACAACTGGTGGTGCTGCAACTGTTTGTTGGCGTGTTTCTGCCCTGGGGGCAAATGACCACCTTTAGCGCCACCGGTTTGCTGCTGGCGCTGGTGATTGCTGTGGTGAAACTGGTCGCTGGCGTGCTGATTATCGCCCTGTTTGAGAACAGCATGGCGCGTTTGCGTTTTGTCGCTACGTCACGCGTGACCTGGGCCGGTTTCGGCGTCGCCTTTTTAGCCTTCGTCTCCTTGCTGGCGACGTATTAA
- the hycE gene encoding formate hydrogenlyase subunit HycE has translation MSEEKIGQHYLAALHEKFPGVVLDEAWQTKDQITITIKVNYLPEVVEYLYYQQGGWLSVLFGNDERKLNGHFAVYYVLSMEQGVKCWITVRVEVDALKPEYPSVTPRVPAAVWGEREVRDMYGLIPVGLPDERRLVLPDDWPDELYPLRKDSMDYRQRPAPTTDAETYEFINELGDKKNNVVPIGPLHVTSDEPGHFRLFVDGENIVDADYRMFYVHRGMEKLAETRMGYNEVTFLSDRVCGICGFAHSTAYTTSVENAMGIVVPERAQMIRAILLEVERLHSNLLNLGLACHFVGFDSGFMQFFRVREASMKMAEILTGARKTYGLNLIGGIRRDMLKDDMIQTRQLAQQMRRDVTELVEMLMSTPNIEQRTVGIGRLDPQIARDFSNVGPMVRASGHARDTRADHPFVGYGLLPMTVHTEQGCDVISRLKVRINEVLTALNMIDYGLDNLPGGPLMVEGFTYIPHRFALGFSEAPRGDDIHWSMTGDNQKLYRWRCRAATYANWPTLRYMLRGNTVSDAPLIIGSLDPCYSCTDRMTVVDVRKKKSKVVAYKELERYGVERKNSPLKS, from the coding sequence ATGTCTGAAGAAAAAATCGGTCAACACTATCTTGCCGCCCTGCACGAGAAATTTCCCGGCGTGGTGCTGGATGAAGCGTGGCAGACCAAAGACCAGATTACCATCACCATCAAGGTGAACTACCTGCCGGAAGTCGTCGAGTACCTTTACTACCAGCAGGGTGGCTGGCTTTCCGTCCTGTTTGGTAACGATGAACGTAAGCTGAACGGCCATTTTGCTGTTTATTACGTGCTGTCGATGGAGCAGGGCGTGAAATGCTGGATCACGGTGCGCGTGGAAGTGGATGCGCTGAAACCGGAATATCCTTCCGTAACGCCGCGCGTACCAGCAGCGGTGTGGGGCGAGCGCGAAGTGCGCGACATGTACGGCTTGATCCCGGTGGGCCTGCCGGATGAGCGCCGCCTTGTGCTGCCGGATGACTGGCCGGATGAACTCTACCCGCTGCGTAAAGACAGCATGGACTATCGTCAGCGTCCCGCGCCGACCACCGATGCGGAAACCTACGAGTTTATTAATGAGCTGGGCGATAAGAAAAACAATGTGGTGCCGATTGGCCCGCTGCATGTGACTTCCGACGAACCAGGCCACTTCCGCCTGTTTGTTGACGGCGAGAATATTGTCGATGCCGACTACCGCATGTTTTACGTCCATCGCGGCATGGAGAAGCTGGCGGAAACCCGCATGGGCTACAACGAAGTCACGTTCCTTTCCGATCGCGTCTGCGGCATCTGCGGCTTTGCCCACAGCACGGCCTATACCACGTCGGTAGAAAACGCGATGGGCATTGTCGTGCCGGAACGCGCGCAGATGATCCGCGCCATTTTGCTCGAAGTGGAACGCCTGCACTCCAACTTACTCAACCTTGGCCTGGCCTGCCACTTTGTCGGTTTTGACTCCGGGTTTATGCAGTTTTTCCGCGTGCGCGAAGCCTCCATGAAGATGGCGGAAATCCTCACCGGGGCGCGTAAAACCTACGGCCTGAACCTGATTGGCGGTATCCGCCGCGACATGTTGAAAGACGACATGATCCAGACTCGCCAGCTAGCGCAGCAGATGCGCCGCGATGTCACCGAGCTGGTGGAAATGCTGATGAGCACGCCAAACATTGAGCAGCGCACCGTGGGCATTGGTCGCCTCGACCCGCAAATCGCCCGCGATTTCAGTAACGTTGGTCCGATGGTGCGCGCCAGCGGACACGCCCGCGATACTCGCGCCGACCACCCGTTTGTTGGTTACGGCCTGTTGCCGATGACCGTGCACACTGAACAAGGCTGCGATGTGATTTCACGCCTGAAAGTGCGCATTAATGAAGTGCTGACCGCGCTCAATATGATCGATTACGGTCTCGACAACCTGCCTGGCGGCCCGCTGATGGTGGAAGGTTTTACCTATATTCCGCACCGTTTCGCGCTCGGTTTCTCTGAAGCGCCGCGCGGGGACGATATCCACTGGAGCATGACCGGCGATAACCAGAAACTTTACCGCTGGCGCTGCCGTGCGGCGACGTACGCCAACTGGCCGACGCTGCGCTATATGCTGCGCGGTAACACGGTTTCCGACGCCCCGCTGATCATCGGCAGCCTCGACCCCTGCTACTCCTGCACCGACCGCATGACGGTGGTGGATGTGCGCAAGAAGAAAAGCAAGGTCGTGGCTTATAAAGAGCTGGAGCGTTACGGGGTTGAGCGTAAGAACTCGCCGTTGAAATCATGA
- a CDS encoding formate hydrogenlyase complex iron-sulfur subunit — protein MFTFIKKVIKTGTATSNYPLTPMPVDKNFRGKPQHNPQQCIGCAACVNACPSNALSVETDLATGELAWQFNLGRCIFCARCEEVCPTAAIKLSQEYELAVWNKADFLQQSRFELCQCRECARPFAVQKEIDYAIALLAHNGDSRAELHRESFETCPECKRQKCLVPSDRIELTRHMREAS, from the coding sequence ATGTTTACCTTTATCAAAAAAGTGATCAAAACCGGTACGGCAACCAGCAATTACCCGCTGACGCCGATGCCGGTCGACAAAAACTTTCGTGGCAAGCCGCAGCACAACCCGCAGCAGTGCATTGGCTGTGCCGCCTGCGTCAACGCCTGTCCGTCGAATGCGCTGTCGGTAGAAACCGATCTCGCCACCGGCGAGCTGGCATGGCAATTCAATCTGGGGCGCTGCATCTTCTGCGCCCGTTGCGAAGAAGTGTGCCCGACGGCCGCTATCAAACTTTCGCAGGAGTATGAACTGGCGGTATGGAACAAAGCTGATTTCCTGCAACAGTCGCGCTTTGAACTGTGCCAGTGCCGCGAATGCGCCCGGCCATTCGCAGTGCAAAAAGAGATCGACTACGCCATTGCGCTGCTGGCACATAACGGTGATAGCCGGGCAGAGCTGCATCGTGAAAGTTTTGAAACCTGCCCGGAGTGTAAGCGCCAGAAGTGTTTGGTGCCGTCCGATCGCATTGAATTGACCCGCCATATGAGAGAGGCCAGCTAA
- a CDS encoding NADH-quinone oxidoreductase subunit B family protein — MSQLLGPRDADGIPVPMTVEESIASMKASLLNKIKRSAYVYRVDCGGCNGCEIEIFATLSPLFDAERFGIKVVPSPRHADILLFTGAVTRAMRSPALRAWQSAPDPKICISYGACGNSGGIFHDLYCVWGGTDKIVPVDVYIPGCPPTPAATLYGFAMALGLLEQKIHARLPGEQDDQPAEILHPAMVQPLRVKVDRTARRLAGYRYGRQIADDYLRLRSVGEHEVVNWLAQENDPRLTEIVSHLNQVVQEAKI; from the coding sequence ATGAGCCAGCTGTTAGGTCCGCGCGATGCGGACGGTATTCCGGTACCGATGACGGTGGAGGAGTCCATCGCCAGCATGAAAGCCTCGCTGCTGAATAAGATCAAACGATCCGCCTATGTCTACCGGGTGGATTGCGGCGGTTGCAACGGCTGCGAAATCGAGATTTTTGCCACGCTTTCGCCGCTGTTCGACGCTGAACGCTTTGGTATCAAAGTGGTTCCGTCACCGCGTCATGCCGATATTCTGCTGTTTACCGGGGCGGTAACCCGCGCGATGCGATCGCCTGCGCTGCGTGCCTGGCAATCTGCGCCGGATCCCAAAATCTGTATCTCCTACGGCGCGTGCGGCAATAGCGGTGGTATCTTCCACGACCTGTACTGCGTGTGGGGCGGCACCGACAAAATTGTGCCGGTGGATGTCTATATTCCCGGCTGCCCGCCAACGCCCGCGGCCACGTTGTATGGTTTCGCCATGGCGCTGGGCTTGCTGGAGCAGAAAATCCATGCTCGTTTGCCTGGTGAGCAGGACGACCAGCCGGCCGAGATTTTGCACCCGGCGATGGTGCAGCCGCTGCGCGTGAAAGTCGATCGCACCGCGCGTCGGCTGGCGGGTTACCGCTACGGCCGCCAGATTGCCGATGACTATCTGCGTTTGCGCAGTGTCGGCGAACATGAAGTGGTTAACTGGCTGGCGCAGGAGAACGATCCGCGCCTGACCGAGATTGTCAGCCATCTGAACCAGGTGGTGCAGGAGGCGAAAATCTGA
- a CDS encoding formate hydrogenlyase maturation HycH family protein, with translation MGESVVFSQLRRKFIDENDATPAQAQQVVYYSLAIGHHLGVIDCLETALSCPWEDYLAWIATLEVGSEARRKMEGVPRYGEIVIDSTHVMLLANAFDRAQVRQNAQQLAWSKALLSMLHDIHQESAIYLMVRRLRD, from the coding sequence ATGGGCGAATCGGTGGTCTTTAGCCAGTTGCGGCGTAAATTTATCGACGAGAACGACGCGACGCCCGCACAGGCGCAGCAAGTGGTTTATTACAGCCTGGCTATCGGCCACCATTTGGGGGTGATCGACTGCCTGGAAACGGCGCTCTCCTGCCCGTGGGAGGATTACCTGGCGTGGATCGCCACGCTGGAGGTGGGCAGTGAAGCGCGGCGCAAAATGGAAGGCGTACCGCGCTACGGCGAAATTGTTATCGACAGCACGCACGTGATGCTGCTGGCAAACGCGTTTGATCGGGCGCAGGTGCGGCAAAATGCGCAGCAACTCGCCTGGAGCAAAGCGCTGTTGTCGATGCTGCATGATATCCATCAGGAAAGCGCCATCTATTTAATGGTGAGGAGATTACGTGACTGA
- the hycI gene encoding hydrogenase maturation peptidase HycI, translating into MTDVLLCVGNSMMGDDGAGPLLAQMCAENPQGNWQVIDGGSAPENDVVAIRELKPSRLLIVDATDMGLNPGDIRVVDPDDIAEMFLMTTHNMPLNYLIDQLKEDIGEVIFLGIQPDIVGFYYPMTPPVKAAVECIYQRLAGWEGNGGFDNL; encoded by the coding sequence GTGACTGACGTATTGCTGTGTGTGGGCAACAGTATGATGGGCGACGATGGCGCTGGCCCGTTGCTGGCGCAAATGTGCGCCGAAAACCCGCAGGGTAACTGGCAGGTGATTGACGGTGGCAGCGCGCCGGAAAACGATGTGGTGGCGATTCGTGAACTGAAACCCTCACGGCTGCTGATTGTCGATGCGACCGATATGGGGCTCAACCCCGGCGATATCCGCGTAGTGGACCCGGATGACATTGCCGAAATGTTCCTGATGACCACCCACAATATGCCGCTCAACTACCTGATTGATCAGTTGAAAGAGGATATCGGTGAGGTGATTTTTCTCGGCATTCAGCCGGATATTGTCGGGTTTTACTATCCGATGACGCCGCCGGTAAAAGCTGCGGTGGAATGTATCTACCAGCGGCTGGCGGGCTGGGAAGGTAATGGCGGTTTCGACAATCTATAA